From Dasypus novemcinctus isolate mDasNov1 chromosome 19, mDasNov1.1.hap2, whole genome shotgun sequence, a single genomic window includes:
- the LOC111766053 gene encoding PRAME family member 12-like has protein sequence MRRRDPLSLLDLAVWSLLSDDEAASSKLKVLDFTHDHVFSDWEDCCLSQSAHVLMTQTLGDPKADQHTPGLRKEPPHDGEPVQMHADLHFNYFDFIHLPGCSLYLLQRAERSRGHFHLHCRVLEIGEVSLSMLVEIPRRLKLGSIRMLRLAPSFEVSTKSDLAPFFSQVGQMRDLNILMMWGPDWEFPADCFSLLSPLGHLKKVYLKFSNISDQLSKIVRSLQKPLETLVLNGCELTRMISPTWPKVSMPPA, from the exons ATGCGCAGACGAGACCCTCTCAGTCTCTTGGATCTTGCAGTGTGGAGCCTGCTGAGTGATGACGAAGCCGC GAGCTCAAAGCTGAAGGTGCTGGATTTTACCCATGACCATGTGTTCTCCGACTGGGAGGACTGCTGTCTGTCCCAGTCTGCACACGTTCTCATGACTCAAACACTGGGAGACCCAAAAGCAGATCAGCACACACCCGGCCTCCGAAAAGAGCCTCCGCATGACGGAGAACCTGTGCAAATGCATGCTGACCTCCACTTCAATTACTTTGATTTTATCCACCTGCCTGGGTGCTCCTTGTACCTACTGCAGCGCGCGGAGAGGAGTCGTGGCCATTTTCACCTCCACTGCCGGGTGTTGGAAATTGGCGAAGTGTCCTTAAGTATGCTGGTAGAGATCCCCCGACGGCTGAAGCTGGGTTCCATCAGAATGCTGAGGCTGGCGCCTAGCTTTGAGGTCAGCACCAAATCCGACCTAGCTCCGTTTTTCAGCCAGGTAGGGCAAATGCGCGATCTGAACATCCTCATGATGTGGGGCCCCGATTGGGAGTTCCCTGCCGACTGCTTCTCCCTACTGAGTCCTCTGGGCCACCTCAAGAAGGTCTACCTGAAATTCAGCAATATCTCAGATCAACTCTCTAAGATAGTCAG AAGTCTGCAGAAACCGTTGGAGACCCTGGTGCTCAATGGATGTGAACTAACGAGAATGATATCACCCACTTGGCCCAAAGTGTCCATGCCCCCTGCCTGA